From the Tursiops truncatus isolate mTurTru1 chromosome 6, mTurTru1.mat.Y, whole genome shotgun sequence genome, the window GCCAGATGGGGGAGCTAGCCAGGGTTACCCAGCCTTAAACAGCTGGGTGAGGCTATGAGCCCAGCGGTCTAGCTCTGAGCTCTGTCCCACACCATCCTGCCTTCTCCTGAAATGACAGGGAGTTCCATGTCTGCTACTCCTTTCATCCTCACACCAGCCCTGTGAAGTAGGTGCTTttagccccactttacagatgagaaatccaaggctcagaaaggtgaagcaCCTGGAGGAGTGAAGATGCAAACCCAGGCACGCTGATTCCATTAATCCCACATGGATTTTTAAAGTGAAACATTTGTTAGCCATATGGACTCCATTCCAGAATAAGAAAGAGTTCCTTAGGGATTGTGTTGGGGGCCCCCAAGATAAGTCCCAGAATCAATGATTTGCTACAAGGACTCACAGGACTCGGCACAGTTTACTCACAGCTGGGATTTATTACAACAAACAGAGACAAAGCAACTCAGCAGAGGGAAAAGAGGCTCATGGGGCAAAGACCCGGGAAGCCAGGAGCACACTTTGAGGagcctctcccagtggagtcacacaggacGTGCCTAATTCCCCAGCAACGACTTGTGACAACACGTGTGGCGTGAGAGCCTATGCCCTCTACTAGAGAAGCTCACTAGACATTCAGTGCCCAGGGTTTTTATTGGGGTCCAgtcccccagcctctgcctcctaCGTACCAAAATTCCAGCCTCCCAGAAGTAAAGCAGGTGTGCAGCATAAACCATGCTGTTTGTACAGTGAGCTACTCTTATCAGTTCTGGAAACGGTGGGAAGCCTCCCCACATCCAAATTCTCAGACACCAGCCAAGGGTCAGCCTCGCCAGCAGGGCTTTCTAAGGATAACAGCCTCAGGCCTGCTATGTTTACTCTTTTCTGCACAGAAATGAAACTCTCCATAATCACCCCAGGGAACAGCTCTTGTGAAGATACCATTAAATGGGCAATGTATCCTTAACCCTGGCAGGACATTCCCAGTCTTACTGTCCCCAAGGGCTCATTCGAGTGTGGCGCTGGGGTCCTCCACATATGACTACCACAGGCAGGTTCAATCCTGTCTCTGCCACACTccagtttcttctttaaaatgggcACAGGAGTCCATTCTCTCCGCTGTGCCCTCTACACAGGCTGTTGTGAGGACAGTAAAAAGACCTCTTGCCAACTGTAAAAGGCTTCCACGGAGGGACCTGAGGACTCGGCAGGTTGTGCCACCCCAAAGGGTGGTCTCCTCGAAGATGCCCTGCCTGCTCAGGACCCTCTACTGACCTCTGGTGAGTGGGCCTACCGGTCGGGCCCCGCCTGAAGGCTCCAGAGGCTGTGGCCCAGAGCCCTCACTCTGGCGAGCCCGGGGCGCAGCCTCTCACCTTGCTGCTGCCCGAGCTGCCACACTCCTGGAAGAGCCAGGGCTCTCCTTTCTACCTGCCTTTGGCAAGAGTCATGTGGCTTTCAGGAGGGAGGATGGTGTCTGGTCAGCCCGGTCTGTGAATGTGCCAGCTTTGTCTCCCTAGTTCTTCCTTGCTAAACACTTGTTTCCTTCTGCTTGTGTCAGCAACAGCCCTGGAAATGCTAGGCTGgcacaaacccacccatcaggTAACAGAATAGTCACCCAGGTGGGCACTGGGGGTGGGCCAAATAGCACCAAGGGAAATTCAAATGCCCGGGGGCCTGGTCGCTAACCATTGGGCAAGCTGCTAACAATTTCCTCCTTATCTGCAAATGAGGATAATGACTGTGGCCCTACATCCTCCGGGGTGAAGGGAGAGAATGAATGTGACTGTGTTATTAACTGTGTGGATCTATACAAATGAAAGGGATCGATATTGCTAAGTGCGTGGGGATCTGTCCCCCCACCCCGTCAACTGAGTGTCTTTGATGGCTGGAATGAAAGATCTTCCTTAATGCCTCTGAGATTTCTTTAAAGTTAATGGCGCTTGGGAAGGAAAGAATATCAGAAGTCATCCGCCAGGAACCCATCTGCTCGTATGAAAAAAGCACACAACCAAAGACTTTAATAATCAACACACTGAACAGCCCTGATAATTTATGCTAATAGTCAACGTGAGGATGTGGAACCAGAAACAGCTTAATCCGGCTCCCTGCAGCCTATGCCTCAAGCCCCCTCCCTCGGCATGAAAGGCTTTTGAGCACGAGGCCCCCCCTTCTTTGTCCCTCTCACAAAGTGGTATTCGCTGCCTCTCCTGGTTACCTGGTAACACACGCCTTGCACAGACTGAGGTTTCTAAGTGCAGCTGGAATTTCAACCGAGGCGaattttctaagattttggatctcAAGAGCTCACTGAAGCTTCAGGGGCTCAGTGCCCCCACGGGCACTGGCACGGGACCCCGTTCCTATTTAATGCAGCATTCAAAACACGACCTCAACCTGCTTTCTGCAGGATCCCAACCTCCTCCCAATGCTAGCAAACAGGGTGCGTACATGGAACAAAgcagccttttattttatttcatttatttttggctgcgtggcatgcaggatcttagttccccgaacagggattggacccatgccccctgcagtggaagcttggagtcctaaccactggaccaccagggaattcccccaaagcAGCCTTTTAAAGTAATGATAACAATAACAATTACAGTATTGTCACTGAcaataacagtaacaacaacgCCATGCCACCTTACTGTTGAGAAATGGAGCTAATAACTCAGTACAGAATGAAGTGTCACCCTGCAGCATGGCACTCAAGGCCTGCAATAAGCCTGCCCCAGACTACTCTGGGTATCATCTCCTCTGCCAACCATCCCACTGGGTACTGCCCATGGGTCCACTGTTCACACTCGGCCCAGGATCTCCTTCCTCCTTGTATTCGTTCATGCTGtgcctccccatccccccttcTCAACCCAGGAATTTtctacccatccttcaaggctcCTCTCAGGTGCCTCCCCTTCTGTGAAGCTATACCTGTTCCTCTCAGGAGCCATCACCTGGTGCTAAACAGAGGAACCAGCAACAAGCCtcgggggaaaaaaggaaggtggATTCAGACTGAGAAACCCTGAAGATTCAAGGGTAGCCAATTTGCAGCACCTTCCAGAGTGCTAGAGGTGCATGGCCCCATCTGAAAACAGCCAGGAAAACTCAGGCTGGAGCCCCACCTCAGCTGGGAACTAGTTATGTGGCTCCAGGGAATTCTCTTCTGCCTGCCTGAGTTTGCCCTTCTATTAAATGGGAGTGAGACCTGGCCAGGGTAGTTGTAAAAATCAAGGAAGAAGATGGAATGCAAAAGCGATTTCCAACAGCAAAGAATTATTCTTATGTGGGAACATAGTGGGTCTTCAATACATGTGTGTTGATCAAAGAATTACTCTCATTAATAGCATTTTGGGGCATTTCAGAGAGTAGGGGGAAAGGTCAGAATTTAAGCCTGAAAACTGTTTCCAAATGCCCCTCAGAGGCATGGGTAAGAACACTTCCCACACTGCGGGAGCCTAACATTTACAGAGGCCTCATTCCCTTAAAGTCAGGTGCTTGCTTATTTGAAGGCACAGGTGAGGACTGAGCAGGGGTGATTTTATTACCAATATTGAAGCAGAACAGCTGCTGCTCTGACAGTCTGTTTCCCTTCAAGCAAGGTCCCCAGGGGCATTGTTAAAAAGTGCTCCTGCCAAGTCCTCTGGATAAAGGATGGCTTGAGGGCAGCACAGAATGAGGTGCTGCCTTCCCTGGCTGGAAAAGATCCCCCGTCCACACCTTCATGCTTCACCAGGACACAAGGGCAGGGGGGCCACACAAACATTTCAGGACAAAACGAGATGGGGAAACAGTGCCGGGGTCTGGATAGTGGCTGATGACACAATCGCTGGTAGGGAAGGAGAGCAAAATTCTGGGGAGGCCCGATGCCTGTCACTAATGGGATCATTAAGAGCAGCTTCTGAATTGCCTCTGTTCGGCCCCATGAACATCTTTACTCCCAGGGCCTGTGCCTGAGGTGGGCTCAGAGCCCACAGATCAGAGTGGAGGGGCTGTCACATTTACTTGTCATTTGGTAATTTTCAATGAATTAGGGGTATGGGGCTTCCATCTGCCATCTGGCCACACTCTGGTAACCATGGCAACCGCCACCTGCCTGACTTAACACTATCAAGTCCTGTCCTGAAACAGTACTGAATAGGGTGCCGGGGACCCAGAAGCTAGCCAGGCTTTACAGATCACCCTGGATGAGTCCCTTGCCCcatgggtctcagtttcctctgcaTAACAGCAGATTTGGTCTAAATGCCTTCAAGGCAGCTGTCTCTTAGGAAAAGAATACCAGCCCCGGGAGGAATCATCTGAGACCATCAGCACGGGTTAGAGTCTGGGGATCTGGTCAGCATTTCTCATGTCTCCTGCATGTGAAGTGAAAGTGTTACCTGTCTGGAAAGAAAGAGACCTGCCTGTGAATTAACTGCTGAGGAAAGCAGATTGTAAAAGCAGGTGACAGGAACGAGAAGAAAGGAGACAGGACTGTTTAAATGCCACAGGGCAGAAACAAAGGTTTGAAGTGGAGGAACCTCTACAGTGGCTCCACAGGGGCTGACACAGCCCCTGGAAGGAACCAGCCCAAGGCTGCAGCCAGGGAAACACCAGCCAGCTCTCTCCTCCACTGGGAGCCCCAACCAGGAACAGCCAGCGGTGACTTTCCTGTGCTTCGGGGGCTGCCTCAGACCCCCCAGTGGGCAGCACATTATTTCCAAGTTTCCAGGGACAGGGGCCTTCTTGCCTCATCTCCAGTAGGAACACCCTgctccccaaactcccagtctccTGGAGGCAAACATGCCAGGCCTGGAAATAACTGTACCAGCAATTACTTAAGTACCAAAAGGGACAGCAGGCTCATCAAAATTACGACCAGCTCGGTGGCTGGTGTCTCCATGGGTTTGGTAAGGAAGGGTACAGGTTGTGGATTCCTGCCCCGGCCTCCTTAAGTAACTGGCCAGGTAAGGAAAAACTGACCcgagggaaaactgaggcccgtGCAGTGCTGTCCATCGCGGCGCACGGGGTGATCCTTCACCCCATAGCCCAGGGGGTCGGGGTCCCTCTTTCTTTACCCGCCCCAGCAGTGCAGGGCAGAAGCCAGACTCACCAAATTCGCAGGGTCCGTCCCGCGCCTTGTGCAGGTGGCCGGGGTGCGCGCGCGGCACCTGCCGGGCGCGCAGGCGCAGCGCGCAAACGCTGGGGTACGAGCGGCCGTCGGAGCCGCAGACGGCGCCGCGCTGCGCGCACACGCAGAGCCCAGTGCCCTCGGGCCCGGCCCCCGCGGCGCGGCTCGCGCACACCAGCCCGGGGCCGCAACGCACGCCGGCCCACCCCCCGCAGCTCGCGCCCTCGGCGCCCAGGCAGCGCGCGCAGCAGCCGCACTCGTCGCGCGCAGCGATGCTGGGCGCGGGGCAGCGCGCGGGCTCGGGACAGCGCTCCGGCCGGCACGGATCGCACTCGGGGTTATGGCCGCCCGCGCCGCGGAGCCCGAGGCCGGGTGCCGGCTGCGGCTGCAGCAGAAGGAGCAGCAGGAAGAGCACGGGTGAGCGTGGCATGGTCCGCTCTGGCACGGCAGTGGCGCCTCTGCCTGGAACTCCGCTCAGCTAGCGCGGCGCCTCCACCCCGCCCGCCTCGCAGTCGCTGATTGGCCGGGCCTGCACCGCGGGGCTCCCGCACTCGGCTGCTCGGCCCCGGACTAGCGCGGCCCGGTAGGCTCCTGGCCCGGCCCGGGTTCCGAGCTGGAGGGGTGTTCTGAGACCTGCTCTCCGACAGCCAATGGGCTCTTGGAGACCCAGTCGGGGCGGGAACTTGCCCGAGGTCGCTCTGGTAGAGCAATGATTGGATGTACGGTCTCCGGATCCGAGGTTAGCTCCAGGTACTATTCCACTTAATCCAGAAGGATGcgctcttttattttattttgcatttagtagttttctaagttttattttaaaaagggaatatatagtttaaaatttcaaagtttaCAAATGGATGTAACTctgaaatgagggcttcccttcCACCCTATGACCCAGTATCCCACCCCCCAGCTTCAGGAGGCTACACCTTTTATCAGGTTCTTGGGTATCTTTCCAGGAATTTTGTATGTTTATAAAACCACGTATGATTGCATGGCCCCTccctttaaacacacacacacacacacacacacacacacacacacaagcatgctCTACACATTACTCTGCACTTGGTTTTTCTACCCACGGTATTTCCCATAGTTTCCCTACCTCTTACCATCTGTGAAACTGACCGTCTGTAAATACAATCAATGGAGTGGAGTTTAACTGGCTTTTTTCCGCCATAATGCTACATAAAGTCATGGTGCATCTCAAAGTCAGCCGTGACTTTGGCTGTGATGAGATGGTGATACATTTTGGATTGTCCTTGGACATTTTAACTTTGCAAAGTGTTTAACTGCACAAAAACGTAGTTATTTAACCAGTTGTTTTCAGTACTTTTGCTACTGCAAATAATGCTCTGATGTCCTGGAGCACAAGCGGCAGCGTATCTCTGGCATAGTGGGGCGTGCGTGTTGGGAAGACACAGTGGAACAGGTTCTTTCAGTCAGATTTTTATTCCTATGGCCCCTGTGCTTGCGCAGAGTCAGACTCTGCACCCCGTCCATGGCCCAGTCCTGGCAGGGGTCCCAGACGAGAAACTCAAGGGAGTCTTGATTGCTGGAGTTTAATGTGTGGCCAAATGAAGACATTGGATGGAAAGAAGGACTTGTTGACCAGACTTTACGAGTGGCTTTTCATGCCTTCACCCCCAGCCCTCATTTACCCTgtgctgttttctttattttctgaatttctagAGAAGAGATGGAGGAAGCGTCTTGGAGTCTGGGAAGACCAGCTACAGTACTCTTGTGTGATGTCCATTTTGCTTTTCAAGGTCCTTTCCAGTTTGCAGCTTTCAGGAGATGTCCTTATTCCCAAAAGGAGCCCCTGCAGAGGCCACTTTATGTAGTGGTCAGAGCAGGGCCAGCTGCCTGGCCTGCTGCAGCTCTTCCCTTGCAAGTAGATGCATAGAACAGGTACAGGCAAAGTACCATGGGAGTGGTGGTAGATGGTGATAAGGACTAAATATAATAATGTCGGTATAGCACTCGAATGGCTCTCAGTACTTATTAGCAATTGATTTCAACCAGGAGGCTGCTGCCTTTACCTGGAATGGTCTTTAAAAGTGCTCACACCCCTTGACCTTCTACACCCTTCTATAAGCCTCTCCTAAGGAAATATCACTATGTGTGAAGATTTCATTCTGGAGTTGGTCACTACagcaaaaatttggaaaaaacctaaatgcccactgataggcaatgattaaataaattatggtatatccaacAATAAAGGATTATCTGGGCATTGAAAATGAGGAAGGAGAGGTAGCTTAAGTGCAATGAAAAGATGTTTGTAATATATTGTTTAGTGAAATAGCAATGATAAATTGCATGTCTAGTATGAAGGCATATTTGTAAATATGTGGTTTTGTATACGTGCAGAAATTCAAGATAGTTTAATGATGTAAAGGAAACACTTATAATGTTAAACGGAACAAAGCAGGGCCTGAAAACAAAAGAGATAAGCTCCATGCTGGTTTTCAGAAACATCCTTCCTAATGGGTTCAAACTTTCAAATGGTCATGGCTGTCCAAAGTGAGAATGGACTGCTCCAGAGGTAGTGAGCTCCCTGTCAGTGGAGGAGTTCAAGGATGGCAAGGAGTGTGGAGGGGATCAAAGCATCAGGGATTGGGTGAGAGGATCTCTAAGTCCTTCAAACTGAGCCACGATTCCCATGGTACAGTGCGCTGAGACCTGGACTGGACAAAAGCTGGTCGTGATTGGCAAATAAATGTACACAGGAATGATTTGCCAGCTTTTAATGCAAACATTGAGAGTGCAGTAATTGAATGGTGTTATAATGATGAAGTTAATGTGTGCTTACTGCAGGTTGGGATACACAGTCACAGAGGCACATTTACAATGATCTACATGCCTTTTAAGTAGTAGGAAGAGCATTCTGTAAGCATGACTCAGAATTAAAGCAGAAGACTCATTTTCCAACACTGAGCCTGTGGTATCTGGTTGGAGAAAACATTCCAAAGCTTTGAAGGTGATATGCAtccatttccttttaaaagttgCCGGCAAGCCCATAGCCCAGCGAACTCTGGTTCCCAGAGCACCAGTTAGCACTGTGGGCAACACCTGTGGGCCCATAGGATTATGGGAAAAATGGAGATGAATTCTCCCGGCGGGAAAGGAGGTTGAGGCACCTCTGCCACGTGGCAGGTATGAGCTCCCATGGCGTGAGTGACTACCTCCTCTGCTCCCAGCGAGCACACAGGGAAAGCTGGCTAATGCCCCACTCAGGGTGGATGCACACACACCCAGCAGCTGCTAACATGGGTGTGAACGTCCCAACCGATTCACTCCTCCTGTGAATGTAGATATGAACGGCTCCGTTCATATCTAACTTGCCCTCCGGGAGTGGAGAGGGGCTCACGTGAGCAGAGGACCCTCCATCCACAGGCCATACCCTTGAATCTCAAGCATGACAGTCAGGCCAGGCATAGAAGGTCCCCATCCAGGCTGAGGGAATATGAAAGCCCTGTCTCCAGGCCTCTGCTGGACCATTCTAGAGTAGAAGGAGAGGTGGGTTTCCAGAGAGAAGCCCATGAATGAGGGGTGGCAGTTCTAGGGGCACAGATGTCAATCCAGTGCTGTGTAAGAGGGGACATACAAGATGTAGAGCTCTGCAAAGATGGGGCCTCGGGTGCTGAGCAGCCAAGTAAATGGTAGAGGGCTTTGCCCTCCTGCCGTAAACAACTCTAAAACCTGGACAGATAACGAAAACAGCTGTGTGCAGGTGCTGCATAGTATTTTCCATCGTGGGGCTGTGATCCTTGAGAGGGGACACACATAACGTGAGCCCCACATCTACCCAGACCTTCCTCCTAGATAGGTTTCCCAGGCCACAGTATGGGGAGGTAGAGCCCAAGCAGATGGCAGAAGGTCTCCTGGACAGATGAGGCAGAGATCAGAGTTCAGGGCTCAGGTAGCTGGGTTTTGTGGGGAGGCAGCCACAAAAGAGGGAGGAACCACAGAGAGGGAACCCTGGAAGTCGGTGTAGAAATTCCCCTTCAACCTTTGGCTGATCCGGAACCACACAGGTGCAGGGTGAGATCCGGAGGCTCCGCAGAGAGCAGCCGCTGGGGGGCTGAGGGCTGGGTGGAGATGGTGGGGCTCACACAGGCCCATCCAGAATGGAGTGCCCCAGCCCACCAGGAACCCTTTCTCCAAGCTCAGAGACACCAGGCAAGCAGCTACCCACTGCAGAGGTGTGAGTTTCAGCTCTAAGAGCTCATGCCATATACTACTAAGTTTAAATAATTCCAACCTTTcccgtttttttaaaaaaatatttatttggcagctccaggtcttagttgtggtacatgggatcttcgttgcggcacgtgggatcttttagttacGGCacgtgagatctagttccctgatcaggggtcgaacctgggccccctgcattgggagtgcagtcttagccattggaccaccagtgaagttcCTCCCTTTGTTTTTCTAGTCCTGATAGTGATAGCTGCTTCCTGCAGTTGCTACCTCCAGATTACCTAGTTAACAGTTCTTTATgttaacttcctttttttccacctGATTAGACCCTAAATGGAGTGGTCTCAAGAAACAACCCTTAAAGATGGGTCACAATCAGAGAACCAGAGAGCTTAACTAGAAATAAGCACCAATAATAATATAAGTTATTTACTAAAAcagtaaatttatttcttataaataaataaggtgaATTAGGGTAAATATTGctgaaaatgacataaaatttaattGTGTGGTTTGCATAATTACAAAGTGAGTTGAATTTACAGCCTTGCCAATCTCTTGTGTGAAAGTTAGGCCATTGATTAGGAAGGAGTGGGAACTTGGATTTTGATTGGTTAGCCTTAATTATATGTGGCATAATCATTTCTGGTAACCAAATCTTAAAGTTCTATCAGGGTGCCCATGTCAGTGGTGCTCTGCCGGTCAAAATTTgagactttgaaataaaaattttgtcgTATTTGTGCCTCCAAAAAAAGAGAGTTAAAATGGGGATATCTGGTGGGCTCAGAGGAGGCTGAAAGTTTGGAGCCTCTGAGTTATTCTCAGCCTCTCCTGCCAGTGGAAGCAGGTCGCAAGTTATGTGTGGGAATACTCACTTTCCCTTGCTTAAGGACACTTTGATAAGGTCACCCAGGGCAGTTATCTTGCAAGGGATACCTTTTCTCCTCAAGACTTAACCCGCTCCCTCTTATGGCCAGTAGACTCACAACTGGCATCAGAGCTCCACATGTTCAAACAGGGCAAGTACAGAGTGTGATCTGGGAAGATACAGCTTCTCCACTGAAAGAATGGCAAGATTTTGCTAAACTACATTGCAGCATCCTGGGGAGTATGTGCAGGAACGGATTCTAAGGGTGTTAGACCAAGGAGGACAGTTGAATACATTCAATAAAAGTTGAATTTATTGATACAAGTGCCTTACCTGAGATTATGGGCTTAATGTGTTGGTTTGTACAGCTGGTTATGACTTAGCTGTTTGAGTGAAATTGAGACTCGATGAGCATCTTCCCTATTGTGTTATGAAGGAAGGAATCAAAAGGCTTATGGGAGATGTTGGAAGAGAGTTATTATTGACAACCTGCACGCCCACCCACCCACTACATTCCCCAAGGGGGGGCCCAGAGGACTTTCCTTTCCCTACAACATTGGGGAATTCATTAGTGGGGGGAGCAGTAGTATCCTTGAAAAGCCCTGTGGTGACTCTCCTCTGTCGGTCACATATGAGGGTGGGAGATTCCACCATTGAGATTGGCTCCTTGAATCCACTGGGGATGATGGGATCCCAGAAGAACAGAGGCCAACTGCCAAAGACTTAGCTGGGTGCAGGTATCATAATGGATGGCAGGGTGAATTGGATATCACAGTATTTGACCCACAGGGATCTTTGGCCTTGGCTAATTGTCACAGTGTCCCTAGGAATGAAAGAGATGGCCTCCTACTAAAAGGTTACTTGCTCTATTACAATAGGAAAAACTCTTGGTCTCATGTCCAAAAACCAATTTGAATCACTGTAGAAGAAAGCCatggtctctctttttttttttaaatttaatttaatgtatttttctatacagcaggttcttattagtcatccattttatacacatcagtttatacatgtcaatcccaatctcccaattcatcgcaCCCAAACCCCCGgccgctttccctccttggtgtccgtacgtttttttctctacttctgtgtctcagtttctgctctgcaaaccggttcatctgtaccattttctaggttccacatatatgcgttaatatatgatatttgtttttctctttctgacttacttcactctgtatgacagtctctagatgcatccacgtctctacaaatgacccagtttcgttcctttttacggctgagtaatattccattgtatatatgtaccacatcttctttatccattcatctgtcaatgggcatttaggttgcttccatgacctggctattgtaaatagtgctgcaatgaatattggggtgcatgtgtctttttgaattatggttttctctgggtatatgcccatagtgggattgctgggtcatatggcagttctatttttagttttttaaggaacctccatactgttttccatagtggctgtatcaatttacattcccaccaactgtgcaagagggttcccttttctccacaccctctccagcatttgttgtttgtagattttctgatgatgcccattctaactggtgtgagatgatacctcattgtagttttgatttgcatttctctaataattagtaacgttgagcagcttttcatgtgcttcttggccgtctgtatgtcttctttggagaaatgtctatttagatcttctgcccatttttggattgggttgtttgtttttttaatattgagctgcatgagctgtttatatattttggagattaatcctttgtccgatgatttgtttgcaaatattttctcccattctgagggttgtctttttgtcttgtttatggtttcctttgctgtgcaaaagcttttaagtttcattaggtcccatttgtttatttttgtttttatttccattactggaggaggtggatcaaaaaatatcttgctgtgatttatgtcaaagagtgttcttcctatattttctgctaagtggttttttttttttttttttttttgcggtacacaggcctctcactgttgtggcctctcccgttgcggagcacaggctccggatgcacaggctcagtggccatggcgcacgggactagccactccgcggcatgtgggatcttcccggaccgggtcatgaacccatgtcccctgcatcggcaggtggactctcaaccactgcgccaccagggaagaccccactaagagttttatagtgcccggtcttacatttaggtctcgaatccattttgagtttatttttgt encodes:
- the IGFBPL1 gene encoding insulin-like growth factor-binding protein-like 1; the protein is MPRSPVLFLLLLLLQPQPAPGLGLRGAGGHNPECDPCRPERCPEPARCPAPSIAARDECGCCARCLGAEGASCGGWAGVRCGPGLVCASRAAGAGPEGTGLCVCAQRGAVCGSDGRSYPSVCALRLRARQVPRAHPGHLHKARDGPCEFAPVVITPPRSVHNVTGAQASLSCEVRAVPAPVVTWRKVTRSPEGTQVLKDLPGDHINIAVQVQGGPSDHAATAWVLINPLRKEDEGVYQCHSANAVGEAQSHGTVTVVDRSQYRAARFPGPDDHM